The following proteins are co-located in the Helicobacter acinonychis genome:
- a CDS encoding phosphomannomutase/phosphoglucomutase has translation MDISIFREYDIRGIYPTTLDEKSAFSIGVELGKIMRKYDKSVFVGHDARVHGRFLFEALSVGLQSSGLKVYDLGLIPTPVAYFAAFNAINGIQCPNSIMITGSHNPKEYNGFKITLNQNPFYGKEIQALKDTLLSTKHKIQPLKEIPEKVNALEAYHRYLIKDFKHLKNLKYKIALDFGNGVGALGLEPILKALNIEFSSLYSDPDGNFPNHHPDPSEAKNLQDLQVHMQKNAMAVGFAFDGDADRIAMLSSHHTYAGDELAILFAKRLHAQGITPFVIGEVKCSQMMYNTINTFGKTLMYKTGHSNLKIKLKETNAHFAAEMSGHIFFKERYFGYDDALYACLRALELLLEQSPSDLENTIKNLPYSYTTPEEKIAVSEEEKFEIIHNLQEALKNPPSHFPKIKGIINIDGVRVVFKHGFGLIRASNTTPFLVTRFEGKDEKTALEYKRALLGLLQISSMK, from the coding sequence ATGGACATTAGCATTTTTAGAGAATATGATATTAGAGGCATTTATCCGACCACTTTAGATGAAAAGAGCGCTTTTAGTATCGGCGTGGAGTTAGGAAAAATCATGCGGAAATACGATAAAAGCGTGTTTGTAGGGCATGACGCAAGGGTGCATGGGCGTTTTTTGTTTGAAGCTTTGAGCGTGGGGCTGCAATCAAGCGGCTTGAAAGTGTATGATTTAGGGCTAATCCCCACGCCGGTAGCGTATTTTGCAGCTTTTAATGCAATCAATGGTATCCAATGCCCTAACTCTATCATGATCACCGGCTCTCACAACCCCAAAGAATACAACGGCTTTAAAATCACGCTCAATCAAAACCCGTTTTATGGCAAGGAGATTCAAGCTTTAAAAGACACGCTTTTAAGCACTAAACACAAAATCCAACCTTTAAAAGAAATCCCAGAAAAAGTCAATGCTCTAGAAGCGTATCACCGCTATTTGATCAAGGATTTTAAGCATTTAAAGAATCTTAAATACAAGATTGCTTTAGATTTTGGTAATGGCGTGGGGGCGTTAGGACTAGAGCCTATTTTAAAGGCTTTAAACATTGAATTTAGCAGCCTTTATAGCGATCCTGATGGCAATTTTCCTAACCACCACCCAGACCCTAGCGAAGCGAAAAACTTACAGGATTTGCAAGTGCACATGCAAAAAAACGCTATGGCTGTAGGCTTTGCTTTTGATGGCGATGCGGACAGGATTGCGATGCTAAGCTCTCATCACACTTATGCGGGCGATGAATTAGCGATTTTATTCGCTAAACGCTTGCATGCTCAAGGCATTACTCCCTTTGTGATAGGCGAAGTCAAATGCTCTCAAATGATGTATAACACGATTAACACTTTTGGTAAGACGCTCATGTATAAAACCGGGCATAGCAATTTAAAAATCAAACTTAAAGAAACCAATGCACATTTTGCGGCTGAAATGAGCGGGCATATCTTTTTCAAAGAGCGTTATTTTGGCTATGATGACGCTCTTTATGCATGTTTAAGGGCTTTAGAATTATTGCTTGAACAAAGTCCAAGCGATTTGGAAAACACCATTAAAAACCTCCCCTATTCCTACACCACGCCTGAAGAAAAAATCGCCGTGAGCGAAGAAGAAAAATTTGAAATCATTCATAACTTGCAAGAAGCACTTAAAAACCCGCCAAGTCATTTCCCTAAAATCAAAGGGATAATTAACATTGATGGCGTGAGAGTGGTTTTTAAACATGGTTTTGGGCTTATTCGTGCAAGCAACACCACCCCCTTTTTAGTCACTCGCTTTGAAGGCAAGGATGAAAAAACGGCGTTAGAATATAAAAGGGCGTTGCTTGGGTTGCTTCAAATTTCTTCTATGAAGTAA
- a CDS encoding glycosyltransferase family 9 protein yields MNVLMLLSPIALLLILIAVSLLPIVILNNYCNGKVFDWSWKLFRLSQFLIDKLLSIAPIKSQNPTEKALCVVRLDVVGDYLLTRNFFAPLKEHYKDYKIVFIGNSVVKDLSVVADSPYIDEFIFLDHSVWHQFRRYTENRRSFHTIRLVCYLFKFIIKRYNELLMLKKTHYEIAISPILPFGDILRDDIVMKHLNASVKLAVRYEPFVDRNHYLEYFADSERLHFYTHCFCIPKVVRKFLFEYHQDLFSTFFKTFKGVDLAPVPFGMELPPPSVLKESSQGLLNGLSRRYGVLNLGASDFFRCYRYFNRIVRYAFIVSGGSSWVFFHPYPKTLYANQHVIYPTEFAILRKEEKFWEQRDVNTIKPSAVITSIKEHAPHLLKENIPDDIDEDYFIEEI; encoded by the coding sequence ATGAATGTTTTAATGTTGTTATCGCCTATTGCACTGTTGCTAATTCTTATTGCAGTGTCACTGTTACCTATTGTAATATTGAATAACTATTGCAATGGAAAGGTTTTTGATTGGTCTTGGAAACTCTTTAGACTTTCACAATTCCTAATAGATAAGTTGCTTTCTATTGCCCCTATTAAAAGTCAAAATCCTACAGAAAAAGCGTTGTGTGTTGTGAGATTGGATGTGGTTGGCGATTATCTTTTAACACGCAATTTCTTTGCTCCCCTAAAAGAACATTATAAAGATTATAAGATTGTTTTTATTGGCAATTCAGTTGTAAAAGATTTGAGCGTGGTTGCAGATAGTCCTTATATTGATGAATTCATTTTCTTAGATCATTCAGTTTGGCATCAGTTTAGGAGATACACAGAAAATAGGCGGTCTTTTCATACTATTAGACTTGTGTGCTATTTGTTCAAATTTATTATCAAGCGTTATAATGAATTATTGATGCTTAAAAAAACGCATTATGAAATTGCTATTAGTCCCATTTTGCCTTTTGGCGACATCTTAAGGGATGATATAGTGATGAAGCATCTAAACGCTTCTGTCAAGCTTGCTGTAAGATACGAACCTTTTGTGGATAGAAATCATTATTTGGAATATTTTGCCGATTCAGAACGATTGCATTTTTATACCCATTGTTTCTGTATTCCTAAAGTTGTCAGGAAGTTCTTATTTGAATACCATCAGGATTTATTTTCTACTTTTTTTAAAACTTTTAAAGGAGTGGATCTAGCTCCTGTACCTTTTGGCATGGAACTGCCTCCACCTTCTGTTCTCAAAGAAAGTTCGCAAGGCTTGCTCAATGGTTTGAGTCGTCGCTATGGCGTGTTGAATTTGGGTGCGAGCGATTTTTTTAGGTGTTATAGGTATTTCAATCGGATTGTGCGTTATGCTTTTATTGTGAGTGGTGGTAGCTCTTGGGTATTCTTCCATCCTTATCCTAAAACGCTTTATGCCAATCAGCATGTAATCTATCCTACTGAATTTGCAATTCTTAGAAAAGAAGAAAAATTTTGGGAACAACGAGATGTCAATACAATAAAACCCAGTGCTGTTATAACAAGCATCAAAGAACATGCCCCACACTTATTAAAGGAGAATATTCCTGATGATATTGATGAGGATTACTTCATAGAAGAAATTTGA
- a CDS encoding thiamine diphosphokinase, which produces MQAVILANGEFPKSKRCSDILKNSPFLIACDGAVASLHALKFKPSVVIGDLDSIDSHLKALYNPICVSEQNSNDLSKAFFYALDKGYDDFIFLGLNGKREDHALANTFLLFEYFKFCQKLQVISDYGCFRVLETPFVLPSFKGEQISLFSLDFEAQFTSKNLKYPLNNLRLKTLFSGTLNEATDRFFSLSSIPKSVVLVYQKF; this is translated from the coding sequence ATGCAGGCAGTGATTTTGGCCAATGGGGAGTTTCCTAAATCTAAAAGATGCTCAGACATTTTAAAAAACTCTCCCTTTTTAATCGCATGCGATGGGGCTGTTGCGTCTTTGCATGCACTCAAATTCAAACCCAGCGTTGTTATAGGCGACTTGGATAGCATTGATTCGCATTTGAAAGCCTTGTATAACCCCATATGCGTGAGCGAGCAAAACAGCAACGATTTATCCAAAGCCTTTTTTTATGCTTTAGATAAAGGCTATGATGATTTTATTTTTTTAGGGCTGAATGGCAAACGAGAAGACCACGCTTTAGCGAACACTTTTTTATTGTTTGAGTATTTTAAGTTTTGCCAAAAACTCCAAGTCATAAGCGATTATGGTTGTTTTAGGGTGCTAGAAACCCCTTTTGTTTTGCCTAGTTTTAAAGGGGAGCAAATCTCGCTTTTTAGCTTGGATTTTGAAGCCCAATTCACTTCTAAAAATCTCAAATACCCCTTAAACAACTTGCGTTTAAAAACGCTCTTTTCTGGCACGCTCAATGAAGCCACGGATCGTTTTTTTAGCCTTAGCTCTATTCCTAAGTCTGTGGTGCTAGTGTATCAAAAGTTTTAA
- the pnuC gene encoding nicotinamide riboside transporter PnuC → MLISAPLSKRFYLTLALACVFLIATNILVKGSFMNLLAGLSGVLYAFFAGERQIICFVFGFIYNLSYAYVAYQWKLNADVILCLFLYMPVTIYGLFAWKKTEQQSGTIKAQKLSKKWRFTLILGVGVLTYVSALFFKEIKTNFLWAESFNFVIFIIAFILQVLRYTESYILVTLGNIVSIIVWFCIFQISTESLVQLFTTILYLFIGMYYFNRWNKSCRQ, encoded by the coding sequence ATGTTAATATCCGCTCCATTATCCAAACGATTTTATCTCACACTCGCTCTTGCTTGCGTGTTTTTGATCGCCACTAACATTCTTGTCAAAGGCTCGTTTATGAACCTTTTAGCGGGGCTTAGTGGGGTTTTGTATGCGTTTTTTGCTGGGGAGAGACAAATTATTTGCTTTGTGTTTGGCTTTATTTATAATTTGAGTTACGCTTATGTCGCTTACCAATGGAAATTGAACGCCGATGTGATTTTATGCCTTTTTTTGTATATGCCGGTAACGATTTATGGGCTATTTGCATGGAAAAAAACAGAGCAACAAAGCGGCACTATCAAGGCTCAAAAGCTTTCCAAGAAGTGGCGTTTTACACTCATTTTAGGCGTAGGGGTTTTAACTTATGTGAGCGCTTTGTTTTTTAAAGAGATCAAAACGAATTTTTTATGGGCAGAGAGTTTTAATTTTGTAATATTTATTATTGCTTTTATTTTACAGGTTTTGCGCTACACAGAGAGTTATATTCTGGTAACTCTAGGAAATATCGTGTCTATTATCGTGTGGTTTTGTATTTTTCAAATCTCCACAGAGAGTTTAGTGCAACTATTCACAACGATTTTATACCTTTTTATTGGCATGTATTATTTTAACCGGTGGAACAAGTCATGCAGGCAGTGA
- a CDS encoding pantothenate kinase → MSQLKTFGCVVVLCGAMVNAAIASPKIEARGEFGNFVGGAVGGFVGGKIGGLAGSAIGGYIGSKIGDRVEDFIRGVDREPQAPREPIRDFYDYGYSFGHAR, encoded by the coding sequence ATGAGTCAATTAAAAACATTTGGTTGTGTAGTGGTTTTATGCGGTGCAATGGTTAATGCAGCCATAGCTAGTCCTAAAATAGAGGCAAGGGGTGAATTCGGCAATTTTGTAGGGGGAGCTGTTGGAGGTTTTGTTGGTGGTAAAATAGGTGGACTTGCTGGTAGTGCAATAGGAGGATATATTGGGTCTAAAATAGGCGATAGGGTAGAAGATTTTATCCGTGGCGTTGATAGAGAGCCGCAAGCCCCACGAGAACCTATCCGTGATTTTTATGATTACGGCTATAGTTTTGGGCATGCTAGGTAA
- a CDS encoding N-6 DNA methylase — MLKEYLESIKDITPEKNEHTHRLFLYNLLEGLKDNFNKEFKIEHEPKRDKQGGQPDFRISFQGLNIGYVENKRAGTKLNELLKSDQVLKYLELNQNLMLTDYLNFMWVGKDENNKPWIKKEISIASLDELSKPLKTERDLIEFFRGFFNYEPVPIANAKDFATHLSTPTKYLKGALIAYQEDAQVSSIFNNFKEYLYEELSFEDFSDAFAQTLTYSLFLAKLNHPFEKINLDNVRSSIPKNFAVIREMADFLKKLDGIKEIQWLLDEILILINHVDMDSIVKDLSEDKDPYLHFYETFLSAYDPELREKKGVYYTPDSVVKFIINALDSLLKTHFKDAPLGLKSALDNENIKLLDFATGTGTFLLEAFRKALEMRKTSDGGISTKEDKYQNLLKQFYGFEYLIAPYAIAHLNLYQAFKEEFKKPLKENDALKIVLTNTLIQPSEIAAYRGLNPIFEEELLNAQEIKKDEKILIITGNPPYSGASSNKGLFEWEVKATYGIEPEFQTIEIEKNVKLTDKIQTLLNSIQTQKQSGSKNALKTLKKFHSKYKLKNEKNPKGLLDDYVKFMRFAQNKIESLGYGLFGFISNNSFLNNPTFRGLRRSLLECYDELYILNLHGDARKKELTPQGAKDENVFNIMQGVSINLFVKNPQATKQKIYYYDVYGERAEKYAFLAQHDLDSINWLELTPREPFCLLIPQKMHFLDEYEQGFSVQEMFQISSVGIVTGKDKIFIANSTKSLKEQVLKYCNEFNEQCVKDIHYRPFDIRKVYYDTKKLGRARENTFKHMLPPPTDPKTPNQTRKNIALNTPRQLKNNDKNWTQCLISSHINDQGLSSGAMEVGLITPFINSKTPTTPKILRQSLETL, encoded by the coding sequence ATGCTAAAAGAGTATTTAGAAAGCATTAAAGACATCACGCCCGAAAAGAATGAACACACGCACCGCCTTTTTTTATACAACTTGCTTGAGGGCTTAAAAGACAATTTCAATAAAGAATTTAAGATTGAGCATGAGCCTAAAAGAGACAAACAAGGGGGTCAGCCTGATTTTCGCATTTCTTTTCAAGGGCTTAACATTGGCTATGTAGAAAACAAAAGAGCAGGGACCAAACTTAACGAACTCTTAAAAAGCGATCAGGTCCTCAAATACTTAGAGCTAAACCAAAATCTCATGCTCACGGATTACCTTAATTTCATGTGGGTGGGAAAAGATGAAAATAACAAGCCTTGGATTAAAAAAGAAATCTCTATCGCCAGCCTTGATGAACTCTCTAAACCCCTAAAAACTGAACGCGATCTCATTGAATTTTTTAGAGGCTTTTTCAACTACGAACCAGTGCCTATCGCTAACGCCAAAGATTTTGCAACGCATTTAAGCACACCCACCAAGTATTTAAAAGGCGCTTTAATCGCATACCAAGAAGACGCACAAGTTTCTAGCATTTTTAACAATTTTAAAGAATATCTTTATGAAGAATTGAGTTTTGAAGACTTTAGCGATGCGTTCGCTCAAACGCTCACCTACAGCCTTTTTCTAGCCAAACTCAACCACCCTTTTGAAAAAATAAATTTGGATAATGTGAGAAGCTCCATTCCTAAAAATTTCGCTGTGATCAGAGAAATGGCGGATTTTTTAAAGAAACTTGATGGAATCAAAGAAATCCAATGGCTTTTAGATGAAATTTTAATCTTGATCAACCATGTTGATATGGACTCTATCGTTAAAGATTTGAGTGAGGATAAAGACCCTTATTTGCACTTTTATGAAACCTTTTTAAGCGCTTATGACCCTGAATTGCGAGAGAAAAAGGGCGTGTATTACACTCCGGATTCTGTGGTGAAATTCATCATTAACGCTTTAGATAGTTTGCTTAAAACGCATTTTAAAGACGCTCCCTTAGGCTTAAAAAGCGCTTTAGATAACGAAAATATCAAGCTCTTAGATTTTGCTACCGGCACCGGCACTTTTTTATTGGAAGCGTTCAGGAAAGCACTAGAAATGAGAAAAACAAGCGATGGAGGCATCTCCACTAAAGAGGACAAATACCAAAACCTCTTGAAGCAATTTTATGGGTTTGAATACTTGATCGCTCCTTATGCGATCGCTCATTTGAATCTCTATCAAGCCTTTAAGGAGGAATTTAAAAAGCCTCTCAAAGAAAACGATGCACTCAAAATCGTTTTAACTAACACTCTCATACAGCCTAGTGAGATCGCCGCTTATCGTGGGCTAAACCCAATTTTTGAAGAAGAGCTTTTAAACGCTCAAGAGATTAAGAAAGATGAAAAGATCCTTATCATCACCGGCAATCCCCCTTATAGCGGAGCGAGCAGCAATAAGGGCTTGTTTGAATGGGAAGTGAAAGCCACTTACGGCATAGAGCCTGAATTTCAAACCATAGAAATTGAAAAAAATGTTAAACTCACCGACAAAATCCAAACGCTTTTAAACAGCATTCAAACCCAAAAACAAAGCGGCAGCAAAAACGCTCTCAAAACCCTTAAAAAATTTCATTCCAAATACAAACTAAAAAATGAGAAAAACCCTAAAGGGCTTTTAGATGATTATGTGAAATTCATGCGTTTCGCCCAAAACAAGATCGAATCATTGGGGTATGGTCTCTTTGGCTTTATCTCTAACAACAGCTTTTTAAATAACCCTACTTTTAGGGGGTTAAGGCGCTCTCTTTTAGAATGTTATGATGAGCTTTATATTCTCAATTTGCATGGAGATGCGAGGAAAAAGGAGCTAACCCCACAAGGCGCAAAAGATGAAAATGTTTTCAATATCATGCAAGGGGTGTCCATTAACCTTTTTGTCAAAAACCCACAAGCCACCAAGCAAAAAATCTATTATTATGATGTGTATGGCGAAAGGGCTGAAAAATACGCCTTTTTAGCCCAACATGATTTGGATAGTATTAATTGGCTTGAGCTTACCCCAAGAGAGCCTTTTTGCTTACTCATACCCCAAAAAATGCACTTTTTAGATGAGTATGAACAAGGGTTTAGTGTTCAGGAGATGTTTCAAATCTCAAGTGTGGGGATTGTTACAGGAAAAGATAAAATTTTTATTGCCAACAGCACCAAAAGTTTAAAAGAGCAAGTCTTAAAATATTGTAACGAGTTTAACGAACAATGCGTTAAGGACATTCACTATCGTCCTTTTGATATTCGTAAAGTTTATTACGACACCAAAAAATTAGGAAGAGCGAGGGAAAATACATTTAAACACATGTTACCCCCCCCAACAGATCCTAAAACACCCAATCAAACACGCAAAAATATCGCGCTAAACACCCCACGACAACTAAAAAACAACGATAAAAATTGGACGCAATGTTTGATAAGCTCTCACATTAACGATCAAGGTTTAAGCTCTGGGGCAATGGAAGTGGGGTTAATTACCCCCTTTATCAATTCCAAGACCCCAACTACACCGAAAATTTTACGCCAGAGTTTAGAAACTTTATAG
- the nadC gene encoding carboxylating nicotinate-nucleotide diphosphorylase, translating into MEIRAFLEFALKEDLGHGDLFERVLEKDFKATAYIRAKQEGVLSGEKYALELLKMTGIECVQNIKDKERFKPKDTLMEIRGDFSMLLKVERTLLNLLQHSSGIATLTSRFVEALNSHKVRLLDTRKTRPLLRIFEKYSVLNGGASNHRLGLDDALMLKDTHLKHVKDLTSFLAHARKNLPFTAKIEIECGSFEEVKNAMNAGADIVMCDNMSVEETKEIAAYRDMHYPFVLLEASGNISLESVNAYAKSGVDAISVGALIHQATFIDMHMKMA; encoded by the coding sequence ATGGAGATTAGAGCCTTTTTAGAATTTGCTTTAAAAGAAGATTTGGGGCATGGGGATTTGTTTGAAAGGGTGCTAGAAAAGGATTTTAAAGCCACAGCCTATATTAGGGCTAAACAAGAGGGCGTGCTTTCAGGCGAAAAATACGCTTTAGAATTGTTGAAAATGACCGGTATTGAATGCGTTCAAAACATTAAAGATAAAGAGCGTTTCAAGCCTAAAGACACTTTAATGGAGATTAGGGGGGATTTTAGCATGCTTTTAAAGGTTGAACGCACCCTTTTAAATCTTTTGCAACACAGCAGTGGGATTGCCACTTTAACGAGTCGTTTTGTAGAAGCTTTGAACTCTCATAAAGTGCGTTTATTAGACACACGAAAAACCAGACCCCTTTTAAGGATCTTTGAAAAATATTCGGTGCTTAATGGGGGGGCGAGCAACCATCGCTTGGGTTTAGATGACGCTTTAATGCTCAAAGACACGCATTTAAAGCATGTGAAAGATTTAACAAGCTTTTTAGCGCACGCTAGAAAGAATTTGCCTTTCACGGCTAAAATTGAAATTGAATGCGGGAGCTTTGAAGAGGTTAAAAACGCCATGAATGCGGGAGCGGATATTGTGATGTGCGATAACATGAGCGTTGAAGAGACGAAAGAAATTGCCGCTTATAGGGATATGCATTATCCTTTTGTCTTATTAGAAGCGAGCGGGAATATCTCACTAGAGAGCGTTAACGCTTACGCCAAAAGCGGCGTAGATGCCATTAGCGTAGGGGCTTTAATCCATCAAGCCACTTTTATTGACATGCACATGAAAATGGCTTGA
- the nadA gene encoding quinolinate synthase NadA, with translation MPTDSDLKASIVELLNDLDVLLVAHFYQKDEIVELAHHSGDSLELAKIASQSDKNLIVFCGVRFMGESVKALAYNKQVIMPKLSCCSMARMIDSQYYDKSVSLLKEYGIKEFYPITYINSNAEVKAKVAKDNGVVCTSRNASKIFDHALKQNKKIFFLPDRCLGENLALENGLKSAILGVSSQEEIQNADVICYNGFCSVHQLFKLEDIEFYRQKYPDILIAVHPECEPSVVSNADFSGSTSQIIEFVEKLSPNQKVAIGTESNLVNRLKAKRNDQNTFILSSTLALCPTMNETTLKDLFEVLKAYKNHRAFNTIELKDEVARLAKLALTKMMELS, from the coding sequence ATGCCAACTGACAGCGATTTAAAAGCCTCTATTGTAGAATTATTAAACGATTTAGACGTGCTTTTAGTGGCTCATTTTTATCAAAAAGATGAGATTGTGGAATTGGCTCATCATTCAGGCGATAGCTTGGAATTGGCTAAAATCGCAAGCCAAAGCGATAAAAACCTCATCGTGTTTTGTGGGGTGCGTTTTATGGGTGAGAGCGTGAAAGCCCTAGCCTATAATAAACAAGTGATCATGCCCAAACTCTCATGCTGCTCCATGGCGAGAATGATAGACAGCCAATACTATGATAAGAGCGTTAGCCTTTTAAAAGAATACGGCATTAAAGAATTTTACCCTATCACTTATATTAATTCTAACGCCGAAGTGAAAGCCAAAGTCGCCAAAGATAACGGCGTGGTATGCACCAGCAGGAACGCTTCTAAGATCTTTGATCACGCCCTAAAACAAAATAAAAAAATCTTTTTTTTACCCGATCGGTGTTTGGGGGAAAATCTAGCCCTAGAAAATGGCTTAAAAAGTGCCATTTTAGGCGTGAGTAGTCAAGAAGAAATCCAAAACGCTGATGTCATTTGTTATAACGGCTTTTGCTCCGTACATCAGCTCTTCAAACTAGAAGACATTGAATTTTATCGCCAAAAATACCCAGATATTTTAATCGCTGTCCATCCAGAGTGCGAGCCTAGCGTGGTTTCTAATGCGGATTTTAGCGGATCAACGAGCCAAATCATAGAATTTGTAGAAAAGTTAAGCCCCAATCAAAAAGTCGCCATAGGCACTGAAAGCAATTTAGTCAATCGCTTGAAAGCCAAGCGAAATGATCAAAACACTTTTATCCTTTCTAGCACGCTAGCGCTCTGTCCTACCATGAATGAAACGACTTTAAAAGATTTGTTTGAAGTCTTAAAGGCCTATAAAAACCACAGGGCTTTCAATACGATTGAATTAAAAGATGAGGTGGCTCGTTTGGCTAAACTCGCTTTAACTAAAATGATGGAGTTGTCATAA
- a CDS encoding phosphatidylserine decarboxylase: MVALSNALSRAFGSLAGYEFPFFIQKCINALYVKIFKIDLSEFEPLENYKSLNALFTRSLKKERPFDKALKTCIAPCDSLVTECAFLDNDTALQIKGMPYKAHELVGEINPLDPSFFYVNFYLSPKDYHHYHAPCDLEILEARCFAGKLLPVNKPSLNKNKNLFVGNERVALVTRDIQGNQLYFVAVGALNVGKMRFNFDQNIQTNAKSHFTQTYSYNPPIKVKKGDNLGNFEMGSTVVLFTQNIAFKELREKSVKFGESIGEFHAN; encoded by the coding sequence ATGGTAGCTTTAAGTAACGCTCTTTCAAGGGCTTTTGGCTCTTTGGCTGGTTATGAATTCCCTTTTTTTATCCAAAAATGCATCAACGCCCTTTATGTTAAAATCTTCAAAATTGATTTGAGCGAGTTTGAGCCTTTGGAAAATTATAAAAGTTTGAATGCCCTTTTCACGCGCTCTTTAAAAAAAGAACGGCCCTTTGACAAAGCCCTTAAGACATGCATTGCACCATGCGATTCTTTGGTAACTGAATGCGCTTTTTTAGACAATGATACCGCCTTACAAATTAAAGGCATGCCCTATAAAGCGCATGAATTAGTGGGCGAAATTAACCCCCTAGACCCTTCTTTTTTTTATGTGAATTTCTACCTTTCGCCCAAAGATTACCACCACTACCACGCTCCTTGCGATTTAGAAATTTTAGAGGCTCGTTGTTTTGCGGGGAAATTATTACCGGTGAATAAGCCATCATTAAATAAAAACAAAAATTTGTTTGTGGGCAATGAAAGGGTGGCGCTTGTTACAAGAGATATTCAAGGCAATCAATTGTATTTTGTAGCGGTGGGAGCGTTGAATGTGGGTAAAATGCGTTTTAATTTTGATCAAAATATCCAAACTAACGCTAAATCCCATTTTACGCAAACCTATTCTTACAACCCCCCTATTAAGGTGAAAAAGGGGGATAATTTAGGGAATTTTGAAATGGGATCTACTGTTGTTTTATTCACTCAAAATATCGCTTTTAAAGAATTAAGGGAAAAAAGCGTGAAGTTTGGGGAAAGTATAGGGGAATTTCATGCCAACTGA
- a CDS encoding DUF6115 domain-containing protein, giving the protein MLSSDDLFMVVLGAILLVLVCLVGYLYFKEKEFYHKIRRLEKTLDESYQENYIYSKRLKELEGRLEGLSLEKSAKDDSSLRTTLSHLYNQLQEIQKSMDKECDYLEEKIIILENKFKDMGHYAASDKINEKQVLKMYQEGYSVDSISKEFKVSKGEVEFILNMAGLKW; this is encoded by the coding sequence ATGTTATCTTCTGATGATTTGTTTATGGTCGTTTTAGGGGCGATTTTATTGGTGTTGGTGTGCTTGGTGGGGTATTTGTATTTTAAAGAAAAAGAGTTTTACCATAAAATAAGGCGTTTAGAAAAAACCTTAGATGAATCCTATCAAGAAAATTACATTTATTCTAAACGCTTGAAAGAATTAGAAGGGCGATTAGAGGGGCTTTCTTTAGAAAAAAGCGCTAAAGACGATAGCTCATTAAGAACGACCCTTTCACACCTTTATAACCAATTGCAAGAAATCCAAAAATCCATGGATAAAGAGTGCGATTATTTAGAAGAAAAAATCATTATTTTAGAAAACAAATTCAAAGACATGGGGCATTATGCCGCTAGCGATAAAATCAATGAAAAACAGGTTTTGAAAATGTATCAAGAAGGTTATAGCGTGGATTCTATTTCTAAAGAATTTAAAGTGAGTAAGGGCGAAGTGGAATTTATATTGAACATGGCAGGGTTAAAATGGTAG